The proteins below are encoded in one region of Sulfolobus sp. A20:
- a CDS encoding PKD domain-containing protein — translation MKKIPILLILLILMLSLFSLISESQGNCSPPTISLGEPEINGTEVTINGVALPGGNSCTITSITWSWGDGNITTSWFPASHIYSKYGTYHIVVIAHQSNGLNASASVTVTLLSPYYTPTCKSSPPVIQKGAKPGKGYPISIFYSPYRGVLPNKSTQILQPVPNGTLGLSLEFTMVR, via the coding sequence TTGAAAAAAATCCCTATACTTCTCATACTTTTAATTCTAATGTTATCGCTATTTTCTTTAATCTCTGAATCACAAGGTAATTGTTCCCCACCAACCATATCCCTAGGAGAGCCTGAAATTAACGGAACTGAAGTAACCATAAACGGAGTAGCATTACCGGGAGGAAACAGTTGTACAATAACCTCAATCACGTGGTCATGGGGTGATGGAAATATTACTACAAGTTGGTTTCCGGCCTCTCACATATATTCAAAGTATGGTACGTATCATATAGTGGTCATTGCCCATCAGTCTAATGGGCTTAACGCCTCAGCCTCGGTCACAGTTACCCTCTTATCACCCTACTATACTCCAACATGTAAGTCTTCTCCACCTGTGATACAGAAAGGGGCGAAACCAGGTAAGGGTTATCCAATCTCGATATTTTACTCCCCTTATAGGGGGGTTCTACCAAATAAATCTACCCAGATACTCCAGCCTGTACCTAATGGTACGTTAGGGCTAAGTTTAGAGTTTACAATGGTACGTTAA